From a region of the Drosophila ananassae strain 14024-0371.13 chromosome XL, ASM1763931v2, whole genome shotgun sequence genome:
- the LOC6502113 gene encoding transmembrane GTPase Marf isoform X2, which yields MAAYLNRTISLVTGQTAPNDNDGNSSSTDTVDQSLSRLNSSLQPSGSTTAANLLPGGSRPYPMNDKSPLQIFVRAKKKINDIYGEIEEYVCETTTFIDKIHDEAEIVDKEERDLFKSYVEKVAGIRTVLQRDHMKVAFFGRTSNGKSSVINAMLREKILPSGIGHTTNCFCQVEGSNGDEAYLMTEGSDEHINVVNIKQLANALCQEKLCESSLVRIFWPRERCSLLRDDVVFVDSPGVDVSANLDDWIDNHCLNADVFVLVLNAESTMTRAEKQFFHTVSQKLSKPNIFILNNRWDASANEPECQESVKSQHTERCIDFLTKELKVSNEKEAAERVFFVSARETLQARIEEAKGNPPHMGAIAEGFQMRYFEFQDFERKFEECISQSAVKTKFQQHSSRGKSVAGDMRSMLDNIYERITIFRNHKMDQKNMLTERIQGTETQMLQVTREMKTKIHNMVEEVEEKVSKALNEEIWRLGVLIDEFNMPFHPERLVLNIYKKELNAHVESGLGSNLRARLSMALAMNVESAQTEMTDRMHALVPDKELLATSTKMVVRTQPFEMLYSLNCQNLCADFQEDLEFKFSWGITAMIQRFTGKVRERSQKNQPALVHRQSSIGHSVVTPASTPVETTPVCLLPGSGGMTGITPEQLSLISRFAVSSIGSQGTVGGLVVAGIMLKTIGWRVLVGVGALYGCIYLYERLSWTNSAKERTFKGQYVRHATKKLKMIVDLTSANCSHQVQQELSSTFARLCRTVDTATTDMNDELKTLEGQLNVLEANQKQLKLLRNKANYIQNELDIFEHNYISPQ from the exons ATGGCGGCCTACTTGAACCGCACCATATCGCTGGTAACCGGGCAAACGGCCCCCAACGACAACGACGGCAACTCCTCATCCACGGACACGGTGGATCAATCCCTGTCGCGTCTCAACTCATCCCTTCAACCGTCGGGCTCGACGACGGCGGCTAACCTGTTGCCGGGTGGTTCACGTCCCTATCCAATGAACGACAAATCACCGCTCCAGATCTTCGTCCGGGCCAAGAAGAAGATCAACGACATCTACGGCGAGATCGAGGAGTATGTCTGTGAGACAACAACGTTCATAGATA AGATACACGATGAGGCGGAAATTGTGGATAAGGAGGAGAGGGATCTCTTCAAGAGCTATGTCGAAAAGGTGGCCGGTATTCGGACGGTGCTGCAGCGGGATCACATGAAGGTGGCCTTCTTCGGACGCACCTCCAACGGCAAGAGCTCCGTGATCAATGCCATGCTGCGGGAGAAGATTCTGCCGAGTGGTATCGGCCACACCACCAATTGCTTCTGTCAAGTGGAGGGCAGTAACGGCGACGAAGCCTACCTAATGACCGAGGGCTCCGACGAGCACATCAACGTGGTG AACATCAAGCAACTGGCCAATGCTCTGTGCCAGGAGAAGCTATGCGAGAGCAGTCTGGTGAGGATCTTTTGGCCGCGCGAACGGTGCAGTCTGCTGCGCGACGATGTGGTCTTTGTGGACTCACCCGGTGTGGATGTGTCGGCGAATCTGGATGATTGGATCGATAACCATTGCCTCAATGCTGATGTTTTCGTTCTTGTCCTGAACGCCGAGTCGACAATGACGCGTGCCGAGAAGCAATTCTTTCACACCGTCTCCCAGAAGCTGAGCAAGCCGAACATCTTTATTCTAAACAATCGGTGGGATGCGTCGGCGAACGAGCCGGAGTGTCAGGAGTCG GTTAAGTCACAGCACACCGAACGCTGCATCGATTTCCTAACCAAGGAACTGAAGGTTAGCAACGAAAAGGAGGCTGCCGAGCGCGTCTTCTTCGTCTCCGCCCGCGAAACATTGCAGGCGAGAATCGAGGAGGCCAAGGGCAACCCGCCGCATATGGGCGCCATCGCTGAGGGCTTCCAGATGCGTTACTTCGAGTTCCAGGACTTTGAGCGCAAGTTCGAGGAGTGCATCTCGCAGAGTGCCGTCAAGACAAAGTTCCAGCAGCACAGTTCGCGGGGCAAGAGCGTCGCCGGCGATATGCGTTCCATGCTGGACAATATCTACGAACGGATAACCATATTCCGTAACCATAAAATGGATCAGAAGAATATGCTAACCGAACGGATTCAG GGCACTGAGACTCAGATGCTGCAGGTTACCCgcgaaatgaaaacaaagatCCACAACATGGtcgaggaggtggaggagaaGGTATCGAAGGCACTGAACGAGGAGATTTGGCGTCTGGGCGTTCTCATCGATGAATTCAATATGCCCTTCCATCCGGAGCGTCTCGTTCTGAACATCTACAAGAAGGAATTGAACGCCCATGTGGAGAGCGGTCTGGGCAGTAATTTGCGTGCCCGCCTCTCCATGGCATTGGCCATGAATGTGGAATCGGCCCAAACGGAAATGACCGATAGGATGCATGCTTTGGTGCCGGATAAGGAGCTACTGGCCACCAGCACCAAAATGGTTGTACGCACCCAGCCCTTCGAGATGCTATACTCGTTGAACTGTCAGAATCTGTGCGCCGACTTCCAGGAGGATCTCGAGTTTAAGTTTAGTTGGGGCATCACCGCCATGATCCAGCGCTTCACCGGCAAGGTGCGCGAACGCAGCCAGAAGAATCAGCCGGCGCTGGTCCATCGCCAGAGCAGTATTGGG CATAGTGTGGTTACGCCCGCCAGTACACCGGTGGAGACGACACCCGTGTGCCTGTTGCCCGGATCTGGTGGCATGACTGGGATTACGCCCGAACAGTTGTCGTTGATATCGCGCTTTGCTGTTAGCTCGATTGGATCGCAGGGCACTGTGGGTGGCCTTGTGGTGGCCGGCATC ATGCTGAAAACGATCGGATGGCGGGTACTTGTCGGCGTCGGCGCCCTCTACGGCTGCATCTATCTGTATGAGCGTCTGTCGTGGACCAATTCGGCCAAAGAGCGCACCTTCAAGGGCCAATATGTTCGTCATGCCACCAAGAAGCTCAAAATGATCGTCGACCTCACCTCGGCCAATTGCAGTCATCAAGTGCAGCA gGAACTGTCGAGCACATTTGCACGTTTGTGCCGCACTGTCGATACCGCCACCACCGACATGAACGATGAACTGAAAACGCTGGAGGGTCAACTGAACGTCCTCGAGGCCAATCAGAAGCAGCTCAAGTTGCTCCGCAACAAGGCCAACTACATACAGAACGAGCTGGATATATTCGAGCACAACTATATATCGCCGCAGTAG
- the LOC6502113 gene encoding transmembrane GTPase Marf isoform X1: protein MAAYLNRTISLVTGQTAPNDNDGNSSSTDTVDQSLSRLNSSLQPSGSTTAANLLPGGSRPYPMNDKSPLQIFVRAKKKINDIYGEIEEYVCETTTFIDKIHDEAEIVDKEERDLFKSYVEKVAGIRTVLQRDHMKVAFFGRTSNGKSSVINAMLREKILPSGIGHTTNCFCQVEGSNGDEAYLMTEGSDEHINVVNIKQLANALCQEKLCESSLVRIFWPRERCSLLRDDVVFVDSPGVDVSANLDDWIDNHCLNADVFVLVLNAESTMTRAEKQFFHTVSQKLSKPNIFILNNRWDASANEPECQESELAKVKSQHTERCIDFLTKELKVSNEKEAAERVFFVSARETLQARIEEAKGNPPHMGAIAEGFQMRYFEFQDFERKFEECISQSAVKTKFQQHSSRGKSVAGDMRSMLDNIYERITIFRNHKMDQKNMLTERIQGTETQMLQVTREMKTKIHNMVEEVEEKVSKALNEEIWRLGVLIDEFNMPFHPERLVLNIYKKELNAHVESGLGSNLRARLSMALAMNVESAQTEMTDRMHALVPDKELLATSTKMVVRTQPFEMLYSLNCQNLCADFQEDLEFKFSWGITAMIQRFTGKVRERSQKNQPALVHRQSSIGHSVVTPASTPVETTPVCLLPGSGGMTGITPEQLSLISRFAVSSIGSQGTVGGLVVAGIMLKTIGWRVLVGVGALYGCIYLYERLSWTNSAKERTFKGQYVRHATKKLKMIVDLTSANCSHQVQQELSSTFARLCRTVDTATTDMNDELKTLEGQLNVLEANQKQLKLLRNKANYIQNELDIFEHNYISPQ, encoded by the exons ATGGCGGCCTACTTGAACCGCACCATATCGCTGGTAACCGGGCAAACGGCCCCCAACGACAACGACGGCAACTCCTCATCCACGGACACGGTGGATCAATCCCTGTCGCGTCTCAACTCATCCCTTCAACCGTCGGGCTCGACGACGGCGGCTAACCTGTTGCCGGGTGGTTCACGTCCCTATCCAATGAACGACAAATCACCGCTCCAGATCTTCGTCCGGGCCAAGAAGAAGATCAACGACATCTACGGCGAGATCGAGGAGTATGTCTGTGAGACAACAACGTTCATAGATA AGATACACGATGAGGCGGAAATTGTGGATAAGGAGGAGAGGGATCTCTTCAAGAGCTATGTCGAAAAGGTGGCCGGTATTCGGACGGTGCTGCAGCGGGATCACATGAAGGTGGCCTTCTTCGGACGCACCTCCAACGGCAAGAGCTCCGTGATCAATGCCATGCTGCGGGAGAAGATTCTGCCGAGTGGTATCGGCCACACCACCAATTGCTTCTGTCAAGTGGAGGGCAGTAACGGCGACGAAGCCTACCTAATGACCGAGGGCTCCGACGAGCACATCAACGTGGTG AACATCAAGCAACTGGCCAATGCTCTGTGCCAGGAGAAGCTATGCGAGAGCAGTCTGGTGAGGATCTTTTGGCCGCGCGAACGGTGCAGTCTGCTGCGCGACGATGTGGTCTTTGTGGACTCACCCGGTGTGGATGTGTCGGCGAATCTGGATGATTGGATCGATAACCATTGCCTCAATGCTGATGTTTTCGTTCTTGTCCTGAACGCCGAGTCGACAATGACGCGTGCCGAGAAGCAATTCTTTCACACCGTCTCCCAGAAGCTGAGCAAGCCGAACATCTTTATTCTAAACAATCGGTGGGATGCGTCGGCGAACGAGCCGGAGTGTCAGGAGTCG GAACTGGCTAAG GTTAAGTCACAGCACACCGAACGCTGCATCGATTTCCTAACCAAGGAACTGAAGGTTAGCAACGAAAAGGAGGCTGCCGAGCGCGTCTTCTTCGTCTCCGCCCGCGAAACATTGCAGGCGAGAATCGAGGAGGCCAAGGGCAACCCGCCGCATATGGGCGCCATCGCTGAGGGCTTCCAGATGCGTTACTTCGAGTTCCAGGACTTTGAGCGCAAGTTCGAGGAGTGCATCTCGCAGAGTGCCGTCAAGACAAAGTTCCAGCAGCACAGTTCGCGGGGCAAGAGCGTCGCCGGCGATATGCGTTCCATGCTGGACAATATCTACGAACGGATAACCATATTCCGTAACCATAAAATGGATCAGAAGAATATGCTAACCGAACGGATTCAG GGCACTGAGACTCAGATGCTGCAGGTTACCCgcgaaatgaaaacaaagatCCACAACATGGtcgaggaggtggaggagaaGGTATCGAAGGCACTGAACGAGGAGATTTGGCGTCTGGGCGTTCTCATCGATGAATTCAATATGCCCTTCCATCCGGAGCGTCTCGTTCTGAACATCTACAAGAAGGAATTGAACGCCCATGTGGAGAGCGGTCTGGGCAGTAATTTGCGTGCCCGCCTCTCCATGGCATTGGCCATGAATGTGGAATCGGCCCAAACGGAAATGACCGATAGGATGCATGCTTTGGTGCCGGATAAGGAGCTACTGGCCACCAGCACCAAAATGGTTGTACGCACCCAGCCCTTCGAGATGCTATACTCGTTGAACTGTCAGAATCTGTGCGCCGACTTCCAGGAGGATCTCGAGTTTAAGTTTAGTTGGGGCATCACCGCCATGATCCAGCGCTTCACCGGCAAGGTGCGCGAACGCAGCCAGAAGAATCAGCCGGCGCTGGTCCATCGCCAGAGCAGTATTGGG CATAGTGTGGTTACGCCCGCCAGTACACCGGTGGAGACGACACCCGTGTGCCTGTTGCCCGGATCTGGTGGCATGACTGGGATTACGCCCGAACAGTTGTCGTTGATATCGCGCTTTGCTGTTAGCTCGATTGGATCGCAGGGCACTGTGGGTGGCCTTGTGGTGGCCGGCATC ATGCTGAAAACGATCGGATGGCGGGTACTTGTCGGCGTCGGCGCCCTCTACGGCTGCATCTATCTGTATGAGCGTCTGTCGTGGACCAATTCGGCCAAAGAGCGCACCTTCAAGGGCCAATATGTTCGTCATGCCACCAAGAAGCTCAAAATGATCGTCGACCTCACCTCGGCCAATTGCAGTCATCAAGTGCAGCA gGAACTGTCGAGCACATTTGCACGTTTGTGCCGCACTGTCGATACCGCCACCACCGACATGAACGATGAACTGAAAACGCTGGAGGGTCAACTGAACGTCCTCGAGGCCAATCAGAAGCAGCTCAAGTTGCTCCGCAACAAGGCCAACTACATACAGAACGAGCTGGATATATTCGAGCACAACTATATATCGCCGCAGTAG
- the LOC6502112 gene encoding probable citrate synthase, mitochondrial isoform X2 gives MSLYRITTRKLAEAQKLPNVGAYVRLIAADGRSLRDVLAAKVPQEQERVKNFRKQHGATKMGETTIDMMYGGMRGIKALVTETSVLDADEGIRFRGLSIPECQKVLPAADGGSEPLPEGLFWLLLTGEVPTKSQVQQLSREWAERAALPQHVVTMLNNMPTTLHPMSQFAAAITALNHDSKFAKAYSDGVHKSKYWEYVYEDSMDLIAKLPVVAATIYCNTYRGGKGSRSIDSSLDWSANFVKMLGYDNAQFTELMRLYLTIHSDHEGGNVSAHTVHLVGSALSDPYLSFAAGMNGLAGPLHGLANQEVLVWLRKLQKEAGNNPSEEQLKDYIWKTLKSGQVVPGYGHAVLRKTDPRYTCQREFALKHLPEDELFQLVSKIYKVVPPILTETGKVKNPWPNVDAHSGVLLQYYGMKEMNYYTVLFGVSRALGVLASLVWDRALGLPIERPKSFSTDLLVKMVQK, from the exons AAACTGCCGAATGTGGGAGCCTACGTCCGGTTGATCGCCGCCGATGGACGCAGCCTGCGCGACGTCCTGGCCGCCAAGGTGCCCCAGGAGCAGGAGCGCGTGAAGAACTTCCGCAAGCAGCATGGCGCCACCAAGATGGGCGAGACCACCATCGACATGATGTATGGCGGTATGCGCGGCATTAAGGCCCTGGTAACGGAGACATCTGTGCTGGATGCCGATGAGGGTATCCGTTTCCGTGGCCTCTCCATTCCCGAGTGCCAGAAGGTTCTGCCAGCTGCCGATGGCGGTTCGGAGCCCCTGCCCGAGGGTCTATTCTGGCTGCTGTTGACCGGTGAGGTGCCAACCAAGTCCCAAGTTCAGCAGCTGTCCCGCGAATGGGCCGAACGCGCCGCCCTGCCCCAGCATGTGGTGACCATGCTGAACAACATGCCCACCACCCTCCATCCCATGTCGCAGTTCGCTGCCGCCATCACGGCTCTGAATCACGACAGCAAGTTCGCCAAGGCCTACTCCGATGGTGTCCACAAGAGCAAGTACTGGGAATACGTTTATGAGGACAGCATGGATCTGATTGCCAAGCTGCCCGTGGTGGCTGCCACCATCTACTGCAACACCTATCGCGGCGGCAAGGGCTCCCGTTCGATTGACTCTAGCCTGGATTGGTCCGCCAACTTTGTGAAGATGCTAGGCTACGATAATGCCCAGTTCACCGAACTGATGCGTCTCTATCTGACCATCCACAGTGATCACGAGGGCGGCAATGTCTCTGCCCATACCGTTCACTTGGTGGGTTCGGCACTCAGCGATCCCTATCTGTCGTTTGCCGCCGGCATGAACGGTCTGGCCGGTCCCCTGCACGGTCTGGCCAACCAGGAGGTGCTCGTCTGGTTGCGCAAGCTCCAGAAGGAGGCCGGCAACAATCCCTCGGAGGAGCAGCTCAAGGATTACATCTGGAAGACCCTCAAGTCCGGACAG GTCGTTCCCGGATATGGTCATGCTGTGCTCCGTAAGACCGATCCCCGATACACCTGCCAGCGCGAGTTCGCCCTGAAGCACCTGCCCGAAGACGAGCTGTTCCAGCTGGTGTCGAAGATCTACAAGGTGGTGCCACCAATCCTAACCGAGACCGGCAAGGTGAAGAACCCCTGGCCCAATGTAGATGCCCATTCCGGTGTCCTGCTGCAGTACTACGGCATGAAGGAGATGAACTACTACACCGTTCTCTTCGGTGTTTCCCGTGCCCTTGGTGTCTTGGCCTCCCTGGTGTGGGATCGTGCCCTGGGCCTGCCCATCGAGCGCCCCAAGTCGTTCTCCACCGATCTGCTGGTCAAGATGGTTCAGAAGTAA